Below is a genomic region from Glaciihabitans sp. INWT7.
AACGACGATCCGCGCACCCTCCGAGGCGAAGCGGCGCGCGATCTCGCCGCCGATTCCCCGAGCGCCACCGGTGACGACGACACGCTTCGTGAGAAGTCGCTGTCCGGCGAGCCGCGCGGGGCGGGCCAGGGTCGTCGTCACCAGTGGATCACTCATGGGTGGTTCAGAATCCGATCGATGTGTCGAGGAATTCGTTGGTGAAGAGGTCGGCCGCCTTGAGGCCGGTCTTCGGCGCGGAACCCGAGGCGGTGAACAGCGGGGTGTCGATGTCGATGACCTTCTGCACGCGGGCCTCATCCATGTCGCCGACATAGGCGTTGGATCCGTTCGAGGCGATCTTGAGCTTCTTCATCTGGCTCACGCCGAAGTCCGCGACCTTCTCGGAGTAGACCCAGCCGTTGTTGAACGCCGTCACGAGGTCGGTGACCAGCTTGTTGGTGGCGGCAGGCTTGGAGATGTAGTCCACATCGGCCTGCTGCAGCACCGGCACGAGCTTCTTGAGGCACGGGCTGAGGGTGGAGAGCTCCGACGAACGAACCGACATCGCCTCGGGATAGATGGGGTATCCGGTGTCGTTGATCAACTGGAAGTTGACGGGCTTGCCCCAGGCCGAGACCTCGTTCTGGTAGATGTACGGCTCGGCGGTGGCGAAGCCCTGCTGGCCGTCCTTGCCCTTGGCGGTGACGAACTTCGCCGGGGTGCCGTCGTAGGCGCCATCGGTCTGGGCCTCGGGAAGGATGCCCGATCCCTGCAGGTAGCCCATGTACGCCGCGCCCTGGAAGTAACGCACGACTCCGCCGTCATCCTTCAGCGCGGTGGCGAGATCCTTGATGGTCTTGACCTTGGGGTAGGTCGCCGGGTCCCACATGATCATCTGCGGGGAGATGTCGTTCTCGGCGAAGACCGCGGTCGTCGGCAGGCTCGCGGACAGCTGCACGGCCTCGTCGGTGGAGACGTAGCCGAGGGTGATGTCCTTGTCCTTGTACATCTCCGAGCTCACCGTCGAGAATCCGATGGCCGGTCCGCCGGACCGGATCTCCACCTTCACGCCGGTGGACTTGCCACTGGCGTACAGGTCGCCGCTCACGGACTTCTTGTCGGCGTTGATCACCGGGTTCGGTCCGAGCAGCTGGTAGAGGTGACCGTGGTCGGCCTCCGGGTTCCAGTCGGTCTGGATGGTGACGGTGGCCGGGCAGACACCGGAGAGGTCGACGGCGCCTGCTGCGGCGGTCGGGGCTGTACTGCTGCTCGGCGACGCACTGGCACAGCCGGCCAGGGCGATTCCTGCAGCGAACACCATGCCGACGGCGATGGTGGAGCGGACTGCTGTTTTGTGCATTGGGACTCCTCGTGTGCTGTGTGATTCTGCGGGTGATTGCGAACGGTGGTGCGGGTGGAAATCTGTGGGCGGATCAGCCGAAGTCGTACCACTTGCCGATGGCCAGTCGGCTGAGCCATCCGAAGAGCAGGAAGACGGCGACGCCGAGCAGCGATGCGGTGAGGATGGCCGCGTAGGTGCCCGCGCCGTTCAGTCGGGAGGTCGAGACCTGGATCAATACGCCGAGCCCGGGCGTTCCCCGCTGGAAGAACTGGTCCCCGACGATCGCGCCGATGACCGAGAGCCCCGCGGCGTTGCGCAGCCCAACGAAGATCGACGGGAGGGCCGCCGGAAACTGCAGCTTGGTGAGGGTGGTCCACTTGCTCGCGCCCTGGAGCTTGAACAGTTCGCGCTGGGCGAGATCCGTCGACTGAAGTCCGAAGAGCGTGTTCGACACCATCGGGAAGATCGAGATCATCACTGTCACGATCACGCGGGAGAGGAATTCGTAGCCGAACAGTGCGCCGATCAGCGGCACCAGCGCGAGGATCGGGATGCACTGCAGGATCACCGCATAGGGGAACAGGGATCGCTCGACCCACTTGGCTTGCGCCATCAACGTCGCCCAGACGACACCGATCACGATCGCGATCACGAGCCCGGTGAGGGCGACCTGGGTGGAGTTGCCGAGGTCGGCCACGAGCTGCGGGGTGAACAGTGGGTCCGCGAACGCGGCCTTCACCACGAGGTGCGGGTAGGGCACGAGGAAGGCGAGCTGCTGGCTGGCGTAGTAGTTCGCCACGAGATACCAGAGCCCGACCAGCACCGCGAGAACGGCGAGCGGCGGCCACCATTGATTGGCGCGCCGGGCGTAGACCCGGTTGATGCGCGCCTGCCGGAGCGCACGAGGGGAGAGAGAATTTCCGGCGCCCGCGCCGGAAGCGATTCCCGAGCCTGCGACAGACATCAGTGGTGCCCCTCTCGCAGCGCGTGGGACACTTCGCCGACCAGCTCCGCGAACTCCGCGGTGAAGCGGATGTCCGGATCCCGCGGCATCGGGAACGGCACGTCGAAGGTGCCGACGATCGATCCGGGGCGGCCGGACATCACGATGACCTTGGTGGAGAGGTAGACGGCTTCTGAGACCGAGTGGGTGATGAAGAGGCCGGCGAACTGCTTCTCGACGAAGAGCTTGAGAAGCTCGTCGTTCAGTCGCTCGCGGGTGATCTCGTCGAGGGCGCCGAATGGCTCGTCGAAGAGGAACAGCTCCGGCTCGAGGGTGAGAGAGCGGGCGAGCGAGGTGCGCATCTTCATCCCGCCGGAGAGCTGCTTGGGCAGGTTCTTCTCGAAGCCAGAGAGGCCGACCAGTTCGATCGCCTCTTTCGCCTTCGCCTGACGTTCTTTCGGCTTCACGCCGTTGAGTTCGGCGAGAAGCTCGACGTTGTCCTGCACCGTGCGCCAGGGAAGCAGCGTCGCGTCCTGGAAGACATAGCCGATGCGCTTCGTGTCGACCTCTGCCGTGCCCTCAGAGGCGGTTTCGAGACCGGAGGCGATTCGCAGGAGGGTGGATTTTCCGCAGCCGGAGGGTCCGACGACGGTGACGAACTCCCCCCGGTTCACGGTGAGGTCGATGCCGCTGAGGGCGACGGTGCCGTTGGGGAACTGCATCGCGACATTGCGGAAGTCGAGCAGTGTGCCACTGGATGCAGCGCTGCGAGACGGTTTCATGAGTGCTGGGGCGGACATGCTCAGCATCACCTCGTTTCGGCTAGGGAGGGGGCGGGGGAATCTACGGCGACGCGAGGCGCGGCAACGTCGTAACTGACGGTGCTCTGCGCCACGAGACGGCCGGCGTGGATGACGAAGCGGTCCGCTGAGGCGTTGGCGATGACATCCGAGAGGTTGGTCCCGCGCACGGCGAGGAGCTCGGCCGCTGCGCCGACCTCGACCCCGGCGAGAGGAAGCGACATCACCGAGCGAGCCCCGGAGCTCACGGCCGCGTACGCCTCGTCGAGCGTGAGGTGCCCGGCGGAGACGAGCAGTGAGGCGGTCTCCAGCGCATCGCTGCGCCCCACCGGGTTGAACGGATCGCGCACGTTGTCGGCTCCGGCCGCGACGCGCACCCCGGCATCGAGCAGTGCCCGCAGCGCGGTGAGCCCGCGCGGGGTGCCGACCGGATGCTGCCAGCCCTGCAGGTAGAGGTTGGTGATGGGCAGCGAGATGATGCCGAGATCGCTCGCGAGCACCTCGGTGATGACGGCGGCGAGTTTTGTCGGTTCGAGAGTGCCCAGGCGC
It encodes:
- a CDS encoding ABC transporter substrate-binding protein, producing MHKTAVRSTIAVGMVFAAGIALAGCASASPSSSTAPTAAAGAVDLSGVCPATVTIQTDWNPEADHGHLYQLLGPNPVINADKKSVSGDLYASGKSTGVKVEIRSGGPAIGFSTVSSEMYKDKDITLGYVSTDEAVQLSASLPTTAVFAENDISPQMIMWDPATYPKVKTIKDLATALKDDGGVVRYFQGAAYMGYLQGSGILPEAQTDGAYDGTPAKFVTAKGKDGQQGFATAEPYIYQNEVSAWGKPVNFQLINDTGYPIYPEAMSVRSSELSTLSPCLKKLVPVLQQADVDYISKPAATNKLVTDLVTAFNNGWVYSEKVADFGVSQMKKLKIASNGSNAYVGDMDEARVQKVIDIDTPLFTASGSAPKTGLKAADLFTNEFLDTSIGF
- a CDS encoding ABC transporter permease, whose product is MSVAGSGIASGAGAGNSLSPRALRQARINRVYARRANQWWPPLAVLAVLVGLWYLVANYYASQQLAFLVPYPHLVVKAAFADPLFTPQLVADLGNSTQVALTGLVIAIVIGVVWATLMAQAKWVERSLFPYAVILQCIPILALVPLIGALFGYEFLSRVIVTVMISIFPMVSNTLFGLQSTDLAQRELFKLQGASKWTTLTKLQFPAALPSIFVGLRNAAGLSVIGAIVGDQFFQRGTPGLGVLIQVSTSRLNGAGTYAAILTASLLGVAVFLLFGWLSRLAIGKWYDFG
- a CDS encoding ABC transporter ATP-binding protein, whose product is MSAPALMKPSRSAASSGTLLDFRNVAMQFPNGTVALSGIDLTVNRGEFVTVVGPSGCGKSTLLRIASGLETASEGTAEVDTKRIGYVFQDATLLPWRTVQDNVELLAELNGVKPKERQAKAKEAIELVGLSGFEKNLPKQLSGGMKMRTSLARSLTLEPELFLFDEPFGALDEITRERLNDELLKLFVEKQFAGLFITHSVSEAVYLSTKVIVMSGRPGSIVGTFDVPFPMPRDPDIRFTAEFAELVGEVSHALREGHH